In a single window of the Phycisphaerales bacterium genome:
- a CDS encoding quinol:cytochrome C oxidoreductase encodes MDHTTQGDRSLASLPPAAPPGRRTVFALMLLGAAGFTAAGLHAAFVSDPWPRVMMAYLVAFAFVLSLSLGGLFFVIMQHLTRAGWSVLIRRPAEILAANVVTVGILFIPIAVSVLRGGGEIYPWAQPDSTAIVHDHTPIPLLADDSGGHAEIDPAQTANTAAAPGYEHRQLDAFTLKKRPWLNTPFFLLRWALLLAVWSWLGLRYYRDSLRQDATGDIAITQRMERSAGGGALLLGLTLMVGAFDLLMSLNPHWYSTIYGVYYFAGAAVGTLATLVLAVFLLQRRGLLPPAIGTEHYLDLGRLLFAFLFFWGYIAFSQYLLLWYAHIPEMVGWLRIRGASTVPADFGPWTVVLLVLLLGHFLIPFLGLMTRHTKRRPAVLACWALWLLAMHYLDIVWLVMPELGPTLKLGVIELGLLLTVGSIYFLGALLLTAGHRLVPIGDPRLPQSIQHEPAY; translated from the coding sequence ATGGATCACACCACGCAGGGTGACCGGTCTCTCGCTTCGCTGCCGCCCGCCGCACCGCCTGGCCGCCGCACTGTGTTCGCGCTCATGCTGCTTGGTGCCGCGGGGTTCACGGCCGCCGGCCTGCACGCCGCGTTTGTCTCCGACCCCTGGCCGCGCGTCATGATGGCCTACCTCGTCGCCTTCGCGTTCGTCCTCAGTCTGTCATTGGGCGGGCTCTTCTTCGTCATCATGCAGCACCTGACGCGCGCCGGATGGTCTGTGTTGATCCGCCGCCCCGCCGAGATCCTGGCGGCGAATGTCGTAACCGTCGGTATTCTGTTTATCCCGATCGCGGTCTCCGTGCTGCGTGGTGGAGGCGAAATTTACCCCTGGGCACAACCCGACTCCACCGCCATCGTCCACGACCACACACCCATACCACTTCTTGCTGACGACAGCGGAGGCCACGCGGAGATTGATCCGGCCCAGACGGCCAACACGGCTGCCGCACCGGGATACGAACATCGCCAGCTCGACGCCTTCACGCTCAAGAAGCGCCCGTGGCTGAACACGCCGTTCTTCCTGTTGCGCTGGGCGCTGCTGCTGGCGGTGTGGAGCTGGCTGGGACTGCGCTACTACCGCGACTCGCTGCGGCAGGACGCAACCGGCGACATCGCGATCACCCAGCGCATGGAGCGGTCCGCCGGTGGCGGCGCTCTGCTCCTCGGTCTCACGCTCATGGTCGGCGCCTTCGACTTGCTGATGTCCCTCAACCCCCACTGGTACAGCACCATTTATGGCGTCTACTACTTCGCTGGCGCCGCCGTCGGCACCCTCGCCACTCTCGTACTGGCCGTCTTCCTGCTCCAGCGCCGCGGCCTGCTCCCGCCCGCCATCGGTACCGAGCACTACCTCGACCTCGGCCGGCTGCTGTTCGCCTTCCTGTTCTTCTGGGGCTACATCGCCTTCAGCCAATACCTGCTGCTGTGGTACGCCCATATCCCCGAGATGGTCGGCTGGCTCCGCATCCGCGGCGCGAGCACCGTTCCCGCAGACTTCGGCCCCTGGACCGTCGTCCTCCTGGTCCTGCTGCTGGGCCACTTCCTGATCCCCTTCCTCGGCCTCATGACACGGCATACCAAGCGCCGGCCGGCAGTGCTTGCCTGCTGGGCACTGTGGCTGCTGGCGATGCACTACCTCGACATCGTCTGGCTGGTGATGCCCGAACTCGGTCCGACACTCAAGCTCGGCGTGATCGAGCTCGGCCTGCTACTCACCGTCGGCAGCATCTATTTCCTCGGCGCCCTTTTGCTGACTGCCGGGCACCGGCTCGTACCGATTGGTGATCCGCGGCTGCCACAATCCATCCAGCACGAACCCGCATACTGA
- a CDS encoding cytochrome c encodes MRRYHEERFPFPSPLRLQRELRLPRPPAWMIAALLVLLIVAAIPPVILLVQRGRISPFPRIQPLQDMANQPRYGPQAASTAFADGRAMRLPPPGTVARGRLAIDDHYFRGFAIRAQPQSGTQELHFFDGLPAQIKPDLELLERGRIAFNIACVVCHGEDGTGRGPLHVWAVQNNQARWVPPTSLLSNEVRERPDGHLYNTIRQGIRNMPPHADQLDVHDRWATVAYIRHLQATVAPGPPTSPASGE; translated from the coding sequence GTGCGACGTTATCACGAAGAACGCTTCCCTTTTCCCTCACCTTTGCGGTTGCAGCGCGAGTTGCGTCTCCCGCGCCCCCCGGCTTGGATGATCGCCGCGCTGCTCGTCCTCCTCATCGTCGCCGCAATTCCGCCTGTCATCCTCCTTGTCCAGCGCGGGCGCATTTCGCCTTTTCCGCGCATCCAGCCCCTCCAGGATATGGCTAACCAGCCGCGCTATGGCCCGCAGGCCGCCAGTACCGCATTCGCTGACGGCCGCGCCATGCGCCTGCCGCCACCCGGTACCGTCGCGCGTGGCCGGCTCGCCATCGACGACCATTACTTCCGTGGTTTCGCAATCCGGGCCCAGCCGCAGTCCGGGACGCAGGAACTCCACTTTTTCGACGGCCTCCCCGCCCAGATCAAGCCCGACCTCGAACTACTCGAGCGCGGCCGTATCGCTTTCAACATCGCCTGTGTCGTCTGCCACGGCGAAGACGGGACCGGCCGCGGCCCGCTCCATGTGTGGGCAGTGCAGAACAACCAGGCCCGTTGGGTACCGCCCACCTCACTGCTGAGTAACGAGGTGCGCGAGCGACCCGACGGTCACCTGTACAACACGATCCGGCAAGGCATCCGCAACATGCCGCCACACGCAGACCAACTCGACGTCCACGACCGCTGGGCCACGGTCGCCTATATCCGCCATTTGCAGGCAACCGTCGCCCCCGGGCCGCCAACCTCACCCGCTTCCGGGGAGTAA
- a CDS encoding DUF3341 domain-containing protein: MTAGPSPPTSAAPATSLPRPFAIVAEFSNVDGVMTAAEQIRDLGFEVWDVHSPFPIHGINKSMGLRPTILPWIALVHGGIGALLGLLLVGWTNATTFPGVPTPFQGYEYLVSGKPRFSLAANIPIIFETAVLLAAFGTVLGLFGLNKQPMLSNPLLKSTRFLRATADGFFVVIEAEDPRFDPVENRALLESLGAIHIEVVTD; encoded by the coding sequence ATGACCGCCGGTCCGAGCCCCCCGACATCTGCCGCCCCCGCAACCTCACTACCGCGCCCCTTCGCCATCGTCGCAGAGTTCTCCAACGTTGACGGTGTGATGACCGCCGCCGAACAGATTCGTGATCTGGGGTTCGAGGTGTGGGACGTTCACAGCCCCTTCCCGATCCACGGCATCAATAAGTCGATGGGGCTGCGCCCAACCATCCTGCCCTGGATCGCCCTCGTCCACGGGGGGATCGGTGCCTTGCTCGGATTGCTGCTGGTCGGGTGGACGAACGCCACAACCTTCCCCGGCGTACCGACCCCTTTCCAGGGTTATGAGTACCTGGTCAGTGGCAAGCCACGCTTCAGTCTCGCGGCGAACATCCCCATCATCTTTGAAACCGCCGTCCTGCTCGCCGCATTCGGTACCGTACTGGGGCTTTTCGGCCTGAACAAACAGCCCATGCTCAGCAATCCGCTGCTGAAAAGTACGCGTTTCCTGCGGGCCACCGCGGACGGCTTCTTCGTGGTCATTGAGGCGGAGGATCCTAGGTTCGATCCGGTCGAGAACCGTGCTCTGCTCGAATCCCTGGGCGCAATCCACATCGAGGTGGTGACGGACTGA
- the nrfD gene encoding polysulfide reductase NrfD: MATIPTSGNVPPADAAANLSEDPRSRAPLVLGGHDFTTLTDKVVGLTFRPTPPAWYLAFAVALALLSLLFVTVGYLLTTGVGVWGNNNTVGWGFDIVNFVFWVGIGHAGTLISAILFLLRQNWRTGVNRLAEAMTIFAVMCAGLFPALHVGRVWLVYWLAPYPNQMAVWPQARSPLWWDVFAVTTYALVSAMFWYVGMIPDLATLRDRARRRLPQIIYGLLAVGWTGSNRHWLRFERAYLILAALATPLVLSVHSVVSFDFAVSLLPGWHTTIFPPYFVAGAVFGGFAMVLTLAIPARLWFGLQDLITMRHLENMCKIMLGTGLIVASAYAVEFFTAWYSQHHFEQFAFLNRALGPYAWAFWTMIACNVCIPQLLWFRRIRTNVWTILCVAMAVNIGMWFERFVIVVTSLHRDFVPSSWALFSPTWVDIGMFAGSFGLFFTLFLLFCRFLPVVAMAEVKTVMPQARPTHGPQRFDYQPDPDTPPELRRGSPWT; encoded by the coding sequence ATGGCCACGATCCCGACGTCGGGAAACGTCCCCCCCGCGGATGCCGCCGCGAACCTCTCCGAGGATCCGCGCAGCCGTGCACCACTCGTGCTGGGCGGGCACGACTTCACGACGCTGACGGACAAGGTGGTCGGACTCACGTTCCGACCGACTCCCCCGGCGTGGTATCTCGCCTTCGCCGTAGCCCTCGCCCTGCTGTCGCTGCTGTTCGTCACCGTGGGCTACCTGCTTACTACCGGCGTCGGTGTGTGGGGCAACAACAACACCGTCGGCTGGGGCTTCGACATCGTGAACTTCGTCTTCTGGGTCGGCATTGGCCACGCCGGCACGCTGATCTCGGCGATCCTGTTTCTGCTGCGGCAAAACTGGCGCACCGGCGTCAATCGGCTGGCAGAGGCGATGACGATCTTCGCTGTGATGTGCGCCGGCCTGTTTCCCGCGCTGCACGTCGGACGCGTCTGGCTGGTGTACTGGCTGGCGCCGTATCCGAACCAGATGGCGGTCTGGCCCCAGGCCCGCAGCCCGCTGTGGTGGGACGTGTTCGCGGTAACAACCTACGCACTTGTGTCGGCGATGTTCTGGTACGTCGGCATGATCCCGGATCTTGCGACACTGCGCGACCGCGCCCGGCGGCGCCTCCCGCAAATCATCTACGGCCTGCTCGCGGTCGGCTGGACCGGCTCAAACCGCCACTGGCTGCGCTTCGAGCGCGCCTACCTGATCCTCGCCGCACTCGCCACGCCACTGGTTCTTTCGGTGCATAGCGTGGTGTCGTTCGACTTCGCCGTGTCCCTGCTCCCCGGATGGCACACGACGATCTTCCCGCCCTACTTCGTTGCCGGTGCCGTCTTCGGCGGCTTCGCGATGGTGCTCACGCTGGCGATCCCCGCCCGGTTGTGGTTCGGCCTCCAGGATCTGATCACCATGCGGCACCTGGAGAACATGTGCAAGATCATGCTCGGCACAGGGCTGATCGTCGCCTCGGCCTACGCAGTCGAGTTCTTCACCGCCTGGTATAGCCAGCACCACTTCGAGCAGTTCGCGTTCCTCAACCGCGCGCTCGGACCCTATGCCTGGGCATTCTGGACCATGATTGCCTGCAACGTCTGCATCCCGCAGTTGCTCTGGTTCCGTCGCATCCGTACCAACGTCTGGACCATCCTGTGCGTCGCAATGGCCGTGAACATCGGCATGTGGTTCGAGCGCTTCGTGATCGTGGTCACCTCGCTGCACCGCGATTTCGTGCCGTCCAGCTGGGCGCTGTTCAGCCCCACCTGGGTCGACATCGGCATGTTTGCCGGCAGTTTCGGCCTGTTTTTCACCCTTTTCCTGCTGTTCTGCCGCTTCCTCCCGGTGGTGGCCATGGCAGAAGTCAAGACTGTTATGCCACAGGCCCGCCCCACGCACGGGCCGCAGCGTTTCGACTATCAGCCCGACCCCGATACACCACCCGAATTGCGCCGCGGTAGCCCGTGGACGTAA